In a single window of the Lagenorhynchus albirostris chromosome 19, mLagAlb1.1, whole genome shotgun sequence genome:
- the ADAT1 gene encoding tRNA-specific adenosine deaminase 1 isoform X1, whose amino-acid sequence MWTADEIARLCYEHYRSMLPKQGKPEPNREWTLLAAVVKIQPTADQACDRPDRPVQVRKEVVSMGTGTKCIGQSKMRKSGDILNDSHAEVIARRSFQRYLLHQLHLAATLKEDSIFVPGTQRELWKLRPDLLFVFFSSHTPCGDASIIPMLEFEDQPCCPVSRDWANNPSVEASGNLEAPEDKRKCEDSDGPVTKKMRLEPRTPDGMAHHQSFGNQESGPNSPDVSSSNLTAEELATVTGMAPGGTKVVDVYRTGAKCVPGEAGDSGKPGAAYHRVGLLRVKPGRGDRTCSMSCSDKLARWNVLGCQGALLMHFLEEPIYLSAVVIGKCPYSQEAMQRALIGRCQNVSALPEGFGVQEVKLQQSDLPFEQSRCAVQAKKAENQGRLVPCGAAISWSAVPEQPLDVTANGFPQGTTKKGIGRLQARSRISKVELFRSFQKLLSSISEDKWPDSLRVQKLVTYHEYKEAASTYQQAWSALRKQAFGSWIRNPPDYQQFK is encoded by the exons ATGTGGACCGCGGATGAGATTGCGCGGCTCTGTTATGAGCACTATAGGAGCATGCTGCCCAAGCAAGGGAAGCCCGAGCCCAACCGCGAGTGGACGTTGCTGGCAGCCGTGGTGAAGATACAACCTACAGCTGACCAGGCCTGTGACCGCCCTGACAGACCGGTGCAAG tgaGAAAGGAAGTTGTCTCAATGGGAACAGGAACCAAATGCATAGGCCAGTCCAAAATGAGGAAGAGCG GAGACATCCTCAATGATAGCCATGCTGAGGTCATAGCCAGAAGGAGCTTCCAAAG GTACCTTCTCCATCAGCTCCACTTGGCAGCCACCCTGAAGGAGGATTCCATCTTTGTCCCAGGAACTCAGAGAGAACTGTGGAAACTCAGACCAGACctcttgtttgtgtttttctccagCCATACACCCT GTGGGGATGCCTCCATCATTCCAATGCTTGAGTTTGAAGATCAGCCTTGCTGTCCTGTCAGTAGAGATTGGGCCAATAATCCATCAGTAGAAGCTAGTGGTAACCTAGAAGCTCCTGAAGATAAAAGGAAATGTGAAGACTCAGATGGTCCTGTGACCAAAAAGATGAGGCTTGAGCCCAGGACTCCTGATGGTATGGCTCACCATCAGAGTTTTGGCAACCAGGAAAGTGGCCCTAACTCACCAGATGTCAGCAGCTCTAATCTCACTGCAGAGGAACTAGCCACTGTCACTGGAATGGCCCCCGGTGGCACCAAAGTGGTGGACGTTTATAGAACCGGAGCCAAGTGTGTGCCTGGGGAAGCTGGAGACTCAGGGAAGCCTGGTGCTGCCTATCACCGGGTGGGGCTGCTCCGAGTGAAGCCAGGCCGGGGGGACAGGACTTGCTCCATGTCCTGCAGTGACAAGCTGGCACGGTGGAACGTCCTCGGATGCCAGGGGGCACTGTTGATGCACTTCCTAGAAGAGCCCATCTACCTGTCAGCTGTGGTCATTGGGAAGTGCCCGTACAGCCAGGAGGCCATGCAGAGAGCACTGATTGGGAG GTGTCAGAATGTCTCAGCTTTACCTGAAGGCTTTGGAGTTCAAGAAGTGAAACTACAGCAGTCAGATTTACCATTTGAACAGAGCCGCTGTGCAGTACAGGCAAAAAAGGCTGAGAACCAAGGCCGACTTGTTCCTTGTGGGGCAG CCATCAGCTGGAGTGCAGTTCCTGAGCAGCCACTGGATGTCACCGCCAATGGCTTTCCACAGGGAACAACAAAGAAAGGAATCGGACGCCTTCAAGCCAG ATCCCGAATCAGCAAAGTAGAGCTCTTTAGATCATTCCAGAAGCTGCTAAGCAGTATTTCAGAGGACAAGTGGCCAGACTCCCTCAG GGTGCAGAAGCTAGTGACGTACCATGAGTACAAGGAGGCCGCATCCACTTACCAGCAGGCCTGGAGCGCACTCCGAAAGCAGGCATTTGGATCCTGGATCAGAAACCCACCGGATTATCAACAATTTAAATGA
- the ADAT1 gene encoding tRNA-specific adenosine deaminase 1 isoform X2, with amino-acid sequence MWTADEIARLCYEHYRSMLPKQGKPEPNREWTLLAAVVKIQPTADQACDRPDRPVQVRKEVVSMGTGTKCIGQSKMRKSGDILNDSHAEVIARRSFQRYLLHQLHLAATLKEDSIFVPGTQRELWKLRPDLLFVFFSSHTPCGDASIIPMLEFEDQPCCPVSRDWANNPSVEASGNLEAPEDKRKCEDSDGPVTKKMRLEPRTPDGMAHHQSFGNQESGPNSPDVSSSNLTAEELATVTGMAPGGTKVVDVYRTGAKCVPGEAGDSGKPGAAYHRVGLLRVKPGRGDRTCSMSCSDKLARWNVLGCQGALLMHFLEEPIYLSAVVIGKCPYSQEAMQRALIGRCQNVSALPEGFGVQEVKLQQSDLPFEQSRCAVQAKKAENQGRLVPCGAAISWSAVPEQPLDVTANGFPQGTTKKGIGRLQASPTSIHLYNMMAGFSPEQAIQQSKAEATESFPVTLMISLLIPNQQSRAL; translated from the exons ATGTGGACCGCGGATGAGATTGCGCGGCTCTGTTATGAGCACTATAGGAGCATGCTGCCCAAGCAAGGGAAGCCCGAGCCCAACCGCGAGTGGACGTTGCTGGCAGCCGTGGTGAAGATACAACCTACAGCTGACCAGGCCTGTGACCGCCCTGACAGACCGGTGCAAG tgaGAAAGGAAGTTGTCTCAATGGGAACAGGAACCAAATGCATAGGCCAGTCCAAAATGAGGAAGAGCG GAGACATCCTCAATGATAGCCATGCTGAGGTCATAGCCAGAAGGAGCTTCCAAAG GTACCTTCTCCATCAGCTCCACTTGGCAGCCACCCTGAAGGAGGATTCCATCTTTGTCCCAGGAACTCAGAGAGAACTGTGGAAACTCAGACCAGACctcttgtttgtgtttttctccagCCATACACCCT GTGGGGATGCCTCCATCATTCCAATGCTTGAGTTTGAAGATCAGCCTTGCTGTCCTGTCAGTAGAGATTGGGCCAATAATCCATCAGTAGAAGCTAGTGGTAACCTAGAAGCTCCTGAAGATAAAAGGAAATGTGAAGACTCAGATGGTCCTGTGACCAAAAAGATGAGGCTTGAGCCCAGGACTCCTGATGGTATGGCTCACCATCAGAGTTTTGGCAACCAGGAAAGTGGCCCTAACTCACCAGATGTCAGCAGCTCTAATCTCACTGCAGAGGAACTAGCCACTGTCACTGGAATGGCCCCCGGTGGCACCAAAGTGGTGGACGTTTATAGAACCGGAGCCAAGTGTGTGCCTGGGGAAGCTGGAGACTCAGGGAAGCCTGGTGCTGCCTATCACCGGGTGGGGCTGCTCCGAGTGAAGCCAGGCCGGGGGGACAGGACTTGCTCCATGTCCTGCAGTGACAAGCTGGCACGGTGGAACGTCCTCGGATGCCAGGGGGCACTGTTGATGCACTTCCTAGAAGAGCCCATCTACCTGTCAGCTGTGGTCATTGGGAAGTGCCCGTACAGCCAGGAGGCCATGCAGAGAGCACTGATTGGGAG GTGTCAGAATGTCTCAGCTTTACCTGAAGGCTTTGGAGTTCAAGAAGTGAAACTACAGCAGTCAGATTTACCATTTGAACAGAGCCGCTGTGCAGTACAGGCAAAAAAGGCTGAGAACCAAGGCCGACTTGTTCCTTGTGGGGCAG CCATCAGCTGGAGTGCAGTTCCTGAGCAGCCACTGGATGTCACCGCCAATGGCTTTCCACAGGGAACAACAAAGAAAGGAATCGGACGCCTTCAAGCCAG TCCTACAAGTATTCATCTTTATAACATGATGGCCGGTTTCTCCCCAGAGCAAGCAATCCAACAGAGCAAGGCAGAAGCCACAGAGTCTTTT CCCGTCACCTTGATGATTTCACTGCTG ATCCCGAATCAGCAAAGTAGAGCTCTTTAG